One part of the Bacteroidia bacterium genome encodes these proteins:
- a CDS encoding NUDIX domain-containing protein, whose amino-acid sequence MKIFALNLSIEFLNQESQRNYNFELISLEDLMGILFKGTEFANQKLYVRGENSPDFVQHVFEIQKNNVWRDMELSIAFVFRSKEQEERFWEEFRDLFKSVDAAGGLVQNERQEYLMIYNRKRWTLPKGHVEWQEPIEEAALREVLEETGLKEVELREQMPETFHTFKKKKKWIMKTTFWYKMYASSEQELIPETAEDIEDVKWMSKEEWMNVAEDSYPLTRDLFVNEFTKSLI is encoded by the coding sequence ATGAAAATATTTGCATTAAATCTCTCTATTGAATTTCTCAACCAGGAGAGTCAGCGCAATTATAATTTCGAATTGATTAGTTTGGAAGATCTGATGGGAATTCTGTTTAAAGGGACGGAATTTGCCAATCAAAAACTCTACGTAAGAGGAGAGAATTCCCCTGACTTTGTTCAGCACGTATTTGAGATCCAAAAAAATAACGTTTGGAGAGACATGGAGCTAAGCATTGCCTTTGTCTTTCGAAGCAAAGAACAAGAGGAAAGGTTCTGGGAAGAATTCAGGGACCTGTTTAAATCCGTAGATGCAGCAGGGGGCTTGGTGCAGAATGAGCGGCAGGAGTATTTGATGATCTACAATCGAAAGAGATGGACCCTTCCCAAAGGGCATGTTGAATGGCAGGAACCAATTGAAGAAGCAGCCCTTAGAGAGGTTTTGGAAGAGACGGGCTTGAAAGAGGTCGAATTGCGAGAACAAATGCCTGAAACTTTCCATACCTTCAAGAAGAAAAAGAAGTGGATCATGAAAACCACTTTTTGGTATAAAATGTATGCCTCCTCTGAGCAGGAACTTATCCCTGAAACTGCAGAGGACATTGAAGACGTAAAATGGATGAGTAAAGAGGAGTGGATGAATGTAGCTGAAGACAGCTATCCTTTAACCCGAGACCTCTTTGTAAATGAATTTACAAAAAGCCTGATCTGA
- a CDS encoding ParB/RepB/Spo0J family partition protein yields MAKRNKGLGKGLGAILPTDLPSNKPDVSPAGVNEIPLANIEINPFQPRNNFDSSKLNDLADSIKLHGIIQPLTVRKLSANKYQLIAGERRMRAARIAGIKEVPAYVRTADDEQMLEMALIENIQREDLNPIEIALSYQRMISELGLKQDQLGEKVGKNRTSVSNYLRLLKLPAEIEKALKEKKISFGHGRTLITVDSQTMQLRIFEDIISKGLSVRQTEDLVRKLGTPKEKKKTEKTSDPNRIHLDHLERQLEEKFGNKVSLIQKKDGKGEIKLNFSSNDDLQRILELLDI; encoded by the coding sequence ATGGCAAAGAGAAACAAAGGACTGGGTAAAGGACTGGGAGCAATACTTCCTACAGATCTTCCTTCAAACAAACCGGATGTATCGCCTGCAGGCGTCAATGAAATTCCCTTGGCGAATATTGAGATTAATCCCTTCCAACCCCGAAATAATTTTGATTCAAGTAAACTGAATGATCTGGCTGATTCGATCAAATTGCATGGCATTATTCAACCTTTGACGGTCCGCAAACTTTCCGCGAATAAATATCAACTAATTGCCGGAGAGCGAAGAATGAGAGCTGCCCGCATCGCAGGAATAAAGGAAGTCCCTGCTTATGTTCGTACAGCCGATGATGAGCAGATGCTGGAAATGGCCTTGATTGAAAACATCCAGCGGGAAGACCTGAATCCTATCGAAATAGCCCTTTCCTACCAGCGCATGATTTCCGAACTGGGATTGAAACAGGATCAATTGGGGGAAAAGGTAGGAAAGAACAGAACCTCTGTATCAAATTATCTGCGTTTGCTGAAATTGCCTGCTGAAATTGAGAAGGCACTTAAAGAAAAGAAAATAAGCTTTGGCCATGGGCGAACCCTGATTACGGTAGACAGCCAAACCATGCAGCTTCGCATTTTTGAGGACATCATCAGCAAAGGATTGTCAGTTCGTCAAACCGAAGATCTGGTCCGAAAACTTGGCACTCCTAAAGAGAAAAAGAAAACGGAGAAAACATCGGATCCCAATCGCATACATCTTGATCATCTGGAACGTCAATTGGAAGAAAAATTTGGGAATAAAGTAAGCCTGATCCAAAAGAAAGATGGCAAAGGAGAAATAAAGCTCAACTTTAGTAGCAATGATGATCTTCAGCGGATTTTGGAATTGCTGGATATTTAA
- a CDS encoding TonB-dependent receptor, protein MKHSILYFILLVVSFSVVSAQTAQIQGKILNGDIPIEFAHVVLKKTPFGSTTNQNGEFLIENLPLGSYEIEVKMLGFVPYKQKLVLGKANELLELSIALEESMLALDEVVISGTMKEVNKLDSPVPVEVYSASFFKANPAPSVFESLQNVNGVRPQLNCNVCNTGDIHINGLEGPYTMVMLDGMPIVSGLSTVYGLTGIPQALIERVEIVKGPASTLYGSEAVGGLINIITKKPGNAPLFSADVMGSSWGEINTDLGLKYNVGKRAEALFGLNYFNYQNPIDNNGDGFTDVTLQNRISFFNKINFQRKDGKEFSVAGRYVYEDRWGGQMNWESKFRGGEEVYGESIYTNRWEFIANYQLPVAENIRLQLSANGHDQNSVYGNMPYLAKQNIGFTQLIWNKPLGERHDILAGAAYRYTYYDDNTPATASFDTTANPSNLASVTHLPGVFLQDEIALNSQNKLLLGVRYDYNSSHGNIFSPRINYKWNSANKRNILRLSAGNGYRVANIFTEDHAALTGARQVVLESELKPETSWNANLNFVKKIFTKNNTYIGLDATAFYTHFGNRIIADYESDPNKIIYDNLDGFAVSKGFSLNLDMAFNSGLNLLAGITLMDVYSEENGERDRQLLTERVAGVWSISYSFSELGLSLDYTGNLYGPMELPLLGDKDPRQAESPWWSLQNIQITKKTQGNWEIYGGIKNLLNYTPPANSIARAFDPFDQGVSFDELGQVISTPNNPHALSFDPTYVFAPNQGIRAFLGVRYTIN, encoded by the coding sequence ATGAAGCATTCTATCCTTTACTTTATTCTACTAGTAGTCTCATTTTCAGTGGTTTCTGCCCAAACTGCTCAAATTCAGGGAAAGATCCTGAATGGAGACATCCCGATAGAGTTTGCCCATGTGGTCCTGAAAAAGACTCCCTTTGGATCTACAACGAATCAAAACGGGGAGTTTTTGATTGAAAATCTTCCTTTGGGAAGCTATGAAATAGAGGTGAAGATGCTGGGCTTCGTTCCGTATAAGCAGAAACTCGTTTTGGGCAAAGCCAATGAGCTTCTGGAGTTAAGCATTGCTCTGGAAGAATCAATGCTTGCATTGGATGAAGTAGTGATTTCCGGTACAATGAAGGAGGTCAATAAATTGGATAGTCCGGTCCCGGTAGAGGTTTATAGTGCTTCTTTCTTTAAGGCGAATCCGGCTCCTTCGGTTTTTGAATCGCTTCAGAATGTAAATGGCGTAAGGCCACAATTAAACTGTAATGTCTGCAATACCGGAGATATCCATATCAATGGATTGGAAGGTCCCTATACGATGGTGATGTTGGATGGAATGCCCATAGTGAGTGGGCTTTCTACGGTCTATGGTTTAACTGGCATTCCTCAGGCATTGATAGAAAGGGTAGAGATTGTAAAAGGACCTGCTTCCACTTTATATGGATCAGAAGCTGTCGGAGGTTTGATCAATATTATTACCAAAAAACCGGGCAATGCCCCTCTTTTTTCTGCGGATGTAATGGGAAGTAGTTGGGGGGAGATCAATACTGATTTGGGTTTGAAATATAATGTCGGAAAAAGGGCTGAAGCCTTATTTGGCCTCAATTATTTCAACTACCAAAATCCCATCGATAATAATGGAGATGGTTTTACAGATGTCACCCTGCAAAATCGAATCAGTTTCTTTAATAAGATTAATTTTCAAAGAAAAGATGGAAAAGAGTTTTCTGTAGCAGGGAGGTATGTGTATGAAGACCGTTGGGGAGGACAGATGAATTGGGAGAGTAAATTTCGTGGGGGGGAAGAGGTTTATGGAGAAAGTATTTATACCAATCGCTGGGAATTCATTGCCAATTACCAGCTTCCTGTAGCAGAAAATATTCGTTTGCAGCTCAGTGCCAATGGTCATGACCAAAATTCGGTCTATGGGAATATGCCCTATCTGGCGAAGCAGAACATAGGATTTACTCAGCTGATCTGGAATAAGCCTTTGGGAGAAAGACATGATATATTGGCGGGTGCTGCTTATCGCTATACCTATTATGATGACAATACTCCTGCAACGGCCAGCTTTGATACAACTGCAAATCCCTCAAATCTGGCTTCTGTAACTCATTTGCCGGGCGTGTTTTTGCAAGACGAGATTGCATTAAATTCTCAAAACAAGCTTTTGCTAGGAGTCAGGTATGACTACAATAGTTCGCACGGGAATATCTTTTCCCCTCGTATCAATTATAAGTGGAACTCGGCGAATAAAAGAAATATCCTTAGGCTGAGTGCCGGAAATGGATATCGGGTGGCAAATATTTTCACCGAGGATCATGCAGCCCTTACCGGGGCTCGTCAGGTGGTACTTGAAAGCGAGCTCAAGCCTGAAACTTCCTGGAATGCAAACCTGAATTTCGTCAAGAAGATTTTTACCAAAAACAATACCTATATCGGCCTGGATGCAACGGCCTTTTATACCCATTTTGGCAATCGTATCATTGCGGATTATGAAAGCGATCCCAACAAAATCATTTACGATAATCTGGATGGTTTTGCAGTTTCAAAAGGCTTCTCTCTAAATCTGGATATGGCCTTCAATTCGGGATTAAATCTCTTGGCAGGTATAACGCTGATGGATGTTTATTCGGAAGAAAATGGGGAAAGAGATCGCCAATTGCTAACAGAGAGAGTGGCCGGGGTTTGGAGCATTTCCTATAGCTTTTCTGAATTGGGTCTTAGCCTCGATTATACCGGTAATCTTTATGGGCCGATGGAACTTCCTTTGCTGGGGGATAAAGACCCTCGACAAGCAGAGTCGCCCTGGTGGAGTCTTCAGAATATTCAAATTACGAAGAAGACTCAGGGGAACTGGGAAATCTATGGAGGGATCAAAAACCTCTTAAATTATACACCACCTGCCAATAGCATTGCCCGAGCCTTTGATCCCTTTGATCAGGGAGTAAGTTTTGACGAGCTGGGACAAGTAATTTCAACTCCCAATAATCCCCATGCTTTGAGCTTTGATCCGACCTATGTTTTTGCTCCCAATCAAGGAATTCGGGCATTCCTGGGTGTCCGTTATACCATAAACTAA
- a CDS encoding NAD(P)/FAD-dependent oxidoreductase has translation MRYEVAVIGAGFGGLGMGIRLKKAGYNSFIIFEKASEVGGTWRENRYPGCACDVPANLYSFSFAQNPEWSRKYARQGEILEYLKKTSQDFKMEEFLRYNSEVSELSFDEKEGIWHIKTLDGFSCEARLVVSATGPLSRPNFLHLPGEESYQGELFHTAQWDEDFDPKGKRIAVVGTGASAIQAIPELAEDASQLYIFQRSAPWLLPRPDRKFFGFEKWMNKYIPGFLNLKRTLLYWRLESSVSGFLKTSFMNTLATFGANTFRKKSIKDLELRAKATPKYRLGCKRVLVSSDYYPALQLEHVDLIEATAKEMKANSIIDDQGREYEVDAIVMATGFIASEIMLDMKIYGKGKKDLIKSWEKEGPEAYYGLSVSGFPNLFFLLGPNTGLGHNSVVHMIESQVNYVMNYLQVLKENNLPFLDIKADIQKSHNKEIQEKLEETVWQSGGCVSWYQTSTGKNTTLWPGSTIKYRKLTKKVHEEAYEWENQEVSEEKTPVS, from the coding sequence ATGCGATATGAAGTTGCCGTTATAGGGGCTGGATTTGGAGGATTGGGAATGGGAATCAGATTGAAGAAAGCCGGCTACAATTCTTTTATCATTTTTGAAAAAGCTTCGGAGGTAGGAGGAACCTGGAGAGAGAATCGCTATCCAGGTTGTGCGTGTGACGTTCCAGCCAATCTATATTCTTTTTCTTTTGCCCAAAATCCTGAATGGAGCCGAAAATATGCGCGACAAGGAGAAATTCTGGAATATTTAAAAAAGACCAGTCAGGATTTTAAAATGGAAGAATTCCTTCGCTACAATAGCGAAGTTAGCGAATTGAGTTTTGATGAAAAAGAAGGAATCTGGCATATCAAAACCCTGGATGGTTTTAGCTGTGAAGCAAGGCTAGTCGTGTCTGCAACAGGTCCTTTAAGTCGCCCCAACTTTCTCCATCTTCCCGGAGAAGAAAGCTATCAGGGAGAACTTTTTCACACCGCTCAATGGGATGAAGATTTTGATCCGAAAGGAAAGCGTATAGCTGTGGTGGGTACTGGTGCCAGCGCCATACAGGCCATCCCTGAACTTGCAGAAGACGCCTCCCAATTATACATTTTTCAAAGGAGCGCACCATGGTTACTACCCAGACCAGATCGGAAATTCTTCGGCTTTGAAAAGTGGATGAATAAATACATCCCGGGCTTCCTGAATTTGAAACGTACGCTCCTTTATTGGAGGCTGGAATCAAGTGTAAGCGGTTTTCTAAAAACCTCTTTCATGAATACCCTTGCAACTTTTGGAGCCAATACATTCCGTAAAAAGAGCATCAAAGACCTCGAACTTCGAGCGAAAGCTACTCCTAAATACAGATTGGGCTGCAAGAGAGTCCTGGTTTCCTCTGACTATTATCCTGCCCTTCAGCTGGAGCATGTCGACCTTATAGAAGCTACTGCCAAAGAAATGAAAGCCAATAGCATCATAGATGATCAGGGTCGTGAATATGAAGTAGATGCTATCGTGATGGCAACCGGCTTTATTGCTTCTGAGATCATGCTGGATATGAAGATTTATGGCAAAGGCAAGAAAGACTTGATCAAATCCTGGGAGAAAGAAGGGCCAGAAGCTTATTACGGTCTCTCTGTAAGCGGTTTCCCCAATCTATTCTTCCTCCTGGGTCCTAATACAGGCCTGGGACATAATTCTGTGGTTCATATGATTGAATCGCAAGTAAATTATGTAATGAACTACCTTCAGGTATTGAAAGAAAACAATCTCCCCTTTCTCGATATTAAAGCGGATATCCAGAAATCACATAATAAAGAGATTCAGGAGAAACTGGAAGAAACCGTTTGGCAAAGTGGAGGATGCGTAAGTTGGTACCAGACCTCCACAGGAAAGAATACCACCCTCTGGCCGGGTTCAACTATCAAGTATAGAAAACTTACGAAGAAAGTACATGAGGAAGCCTATGAATGGGAAAATCAGGAAGTATCCGAAGAAAAAACTCCGGTTTCATAA
- a CDS encoding OmpA family protein, whose product MRIILIFLTTTLLFPSFLSGQIAFWQKYIGGTHYDAGQRIICRPDGSLIVAGKVLSQDGHVDANHSENADVFIARFATQGNFFWKSIIGGSGEESLEEFIETRDGGYLLVGSSNSSDGDISQNKGGNDVWIAKLDIRGNIEWSKTFGGSGDDRGTAVIQLPDGGYLLGGESSSTNGDMQSQHHGGLDSWIAKLTSKGRILWEKHYGGSGNEKVSRIHQLGEEEFLILNSSDSRDFQVAGNLGKKDAWLFKIDYQGELTWQMNIGGEDNDDLHGSMVDSDGNIVISGTSFSKTGIMLSQAGKGDCWLFKLNPAGAILWSRTYGGPKSDGANTIREGLDGNYLLCGITRSHMGDIPRNSGYYDGWFAKLDRNGEPLWSRTIGYGGKDALVDIMELSVGGYLGVGFSQFSPADNLQAGHKGLYDMWVVNFGDPQKGMNVRPYKTPPVLTGTVTDVHNGQGLESEIILSNTRTLDSLNSTFSDLDSGKFYTLLPSYGLVSINVQSKGYLFYGQDVSMDTIIDKTMISREIKLEPIQIGSSLILKNINFNTGKWDLLSSSYPELERVVDFLNLNPRVVIQVSGHTDNTGNKAQKVELSNRRALAVKDYLVEQGINPNRLKVKGYGMYRPIATNKTEAGRKKNRRVEFEVLVK is encoded by the coding sequence ATGCGGATTATCTTAATCTTTCTTACGACTACTTTACTATTTCCCTCTTTCCTTAGTGGCCAGATTGCTTTTTGGCAAAAGTATATTGGCGGCACGCATTATGACGCGGGCCAGAGAATTATTTGCCGGCCCGATGGATCATTGATTGTTGCAGGCAAAGTCCTTTCTCAGGACGGCCATGTAGATGCAAATCATAGCGAAAATGCAGATGTGTTTATTGCTCGATTTGCTACCCAGGGAAATTTTTTCTGGAAAAGTATCATTGGAGGTTCAGGAGAAGAAAGTCTGGAAGAATTTATCGAAACCCGGGATGGAGGATACCTTCTCGTTGGTTCTTCAAATTCATCAGATGGAGATATTAGCCAAAATAAAGGAGGAAATGATGTGTGGATTGCCAAATTGGATATTCGGGGGAATATTGAATGGAGCAAGACTTTTGGAGGTTCAGGAGATGATCGGGGAACCGCTGTTATTCAATTGCCCGATGGAGGCTACCTCCTGGGAGGGGAATCCAGTTCCACCAATGGAGATATGCAATCTCAGCACCATGGAGGGCTAGATAGCTGGATCGCTAAACTGACCAGTAAGGGCCGCATCCTTTGGGAGAAACATTACGGAGGCAGCGGAAATGAAAAAGTCAGTAGAATCCATCAATTGGGCGAAGAAGAATTTCTAATCCTGAATTCCTCTGATTCCAGAGATTTTCAGGTAGCGGGAAACCTGGGTAAAAAAGATGCCTGGCTTTTTAAAATAGATTATCAGGGGGAATTGACCTGGCAAATGAATATAGGAGGTGAGGACAATGATGACCTCCACGGAAGCATGGTTGACTCTGATGGAAATATCGTCATTTCTGGGACCAGCTTTTCGAAAACCGGTATCATGCTGAGTCAGGCAGGTAAAGGAGATTGTTGGCTCTTTAAACTCAATCCCGCTGGAGCAATTCTTTGGAGTCGCACCTATGGAGGCCCAAAATCTGATGGTGCCAATACCATTCGAGAAGGCCTGGATGGCAACTACCTGCTTTGTGGAATCACCCGTTCTCATATGGGGGATATCCCTCGAAATTCCGGCTACTATGACGGTTGGTTTGCCAAACTCGATAGAAATGGCGAACCTCTTTGGTCACGAACGATTGGCTATGGAGGGAAAGATGCCCTGGTAGATATCATGGAATTGAGTGTAGGAGGATACCTGGGAGTGGGATTTTCTCAATTCTCTCCGGCAGACAATCTACAGGCGGGTCACAAAGGCTTATATGATATGTGGGTCGTAAATTTTGGTGATCCACAGAAAGGCATGAATGTTCGGCCATACAAAACACCTCCAGTCCTAACGGGGACCGTTACAGATGTCCACAATGGACAGGGACTGGAATCAGAGATCATCCTCAGCAATACAAGAACCCTAGATTCTCTCAATTCGACTTTTTCTGATCTTGATAGTGGAAAATTTTATACCCTCCTCCCCTCTTATGGTTTGGTCAGTATCAATGTGCAAAGTAAAGGTTACCTTTTTTATGGACAGGATGTCAGCATGGATACCATTATTGATAAAACCATGATTAGTCGGGAAATAAAACTGGAACCTATCCAGATCGGAAGTTCTCTTATTCTGAAAAACATCAATTTCAATACAGGTAAATGGGATCTCTTGTCAAGCTCCTATCCGGAATTGGAACGGGTGGTTGATTTTCTGAACCTCAATCCCAGAGTTGTCATTCAGGTAAGTGGTCATACCGACAATACCGGAAATAAAGCCCAGAAAGTAGAACTCTCCAATCGCAGAGCACTTGCGGTCAAAGACTATTTGGTAGAGCAGGGAATCAATCCCAATCGACTCAAAGTAAAAGGATATGGAATGTATCGACCGATCGCTACGAATAAAACGGAAGCGGGAAGAAAGAAAAATCGTCGAGTGGAGTTTGAGGTTTTGGTGAAATAA
- a CDS encoding DUF6134 family protein produces the protein MRNILVSCICLFFFLILEETHAQTLVYKGYKGDDYIGDMIVKREVKGDQVFFHSEAILNVRFLLNWELRFYYEADFKGGDLKRSLVQLTRDGKLRTEVKGQREGSYYNSDVDGDKESLQIPNIDYCVLNTYFEAPKGRKKIFSERWGSWLTVEDQGNGRYILQPPNGSHNTLIYKNGICQEMQFNHTIAKVRFVLKE, from the coding sequence ATGCGAAATATTCTTGTTTCTTGTATTTGCCTGTTTTTCTTTCTCATTCTGGAAGAGACCCATGCACAAACCCTTGTCTATAAGGGCTATAAAGGGGATGATTACATCGGAGACATGATCGTGAAGCGAGAAGTTAAAGGTGATCAGGTATTCTTCCATTCTGAAGCCATCCTCAATGTTCGTTTTCTCCTGAATTGGGAACTTCGCTTTTATTATGAGGCAGATTTCAAAGGCGGGGACCTCAAACGCTCACTCGTGCAATTGACCCGAGACGGAAAACTACGCACAGAAGTAAAAGGCCAAAGAGAAGGAAGTTATTACAATTCTGATGTTGATGGAGACAAGGAAAGCCTGCAAATCCCCAATATTGATTACTGCGTTTTAAACACCTACTTCGAAGCCCCCAAAGGTCGAAAGAAGATATTCTCAGAACGCTGGGGCAGCTGGCTAACTGTAGAGGATCAGGGAAACGGCCGATATATTCTCCAGCCCCCCAACGGCAGCCACAATACCCTCATTTATAAAAACGGCATTTGTCAGGAAATGCAATTCAACCATACGATTGCAAAAGTGAGGTTTGTATTGAAAGAATGA
- a CDS encoding NADH-quinone oxidoreductase subunit C has translation MAENNFLDTIKSSSFQDYIIEVRGYANEITVEVDAKKILEVLKVLRDQFGFNFLSDITGSDYYTDEKRFEVSYNLVNIEGRRRMRVSCRIEEDDPSLDSVTSLWESADWYEREVWDMMGIKFNNHPDLRRMFMPEDYEWHPLRKEFPLLGIPGSIPLPEKDPPKEYK, from the coding sequence ATGGCGGAAAACAATTTCCTAGACACCATCAAATCCAGTAGCTTCCAGGACTACATCATTGAAGTACGCGGATACGCCAATGAGATCACTGTAGAAGTGGATGCCAAGAAAATCTTAGAAGTCCTAAAGGTGCTAAGAGATCAGTTCGGATTTAATTTCCTTTCAGATATCACAGGTAGTGATTACTACACAGATGAGAAGCGCTTTGAAGTTTCTTATAATCTTGTGAATATCGAAGGTCGCCGCCGTATGCGTGTTTCCTGTCGAATAGAAGAAGATGATCCCAGCCTGGATTCAGTTACCAGTCTATGGGAATCTGCAGATTGGTACGAAAGGGAAGTATGGGATATGATGGGTATCAAATTTAATAATCATCCGGATTTGCGTCGTATGTTCATGCCGGAAGATTATGAGTGGCATCCTTTGAGGAAAGAATTCCCATTGCTGGGAATCCCCGGATCTATTCCCCTTCCAGAAAAAGATCCTCCCAAAGAATATAAATAA
- a CDS encoding DUF5683 domain-containing protein, whose translation MILGLQLSAQDINRLEVRIPKEIPQFLYKTKYPVKPFPLEIEYLGDKSKKPEEKFLNKSATAIKDNLPEIKEVNEKYQLTIKIPWRDNDLNIPYPKGFTKQPNPPPYDPAVAWQRSAIFPGWGQAYNRSYWKIPIFYAGYGAFVWWINFNNVRYRRFGTAYLLALDGVETDLSARFDTEGLRTQRNQYRSRRDNAYLLLAGWHVIQIAEAYVHAHLRGFDVSEDLSMRVRPDVLQLNMGVGGTSFYPGLSLQFKF comes from the coding sequence ATGATACTGGGACTGCAATTGTCTGCACAGGATATCAATAGACTGGAAGTGAGAATCCCGAAAGAAATTCCTCAATTCCTGTATAAAACAAAATATCCTGTTAAGCCCTTTCCCCTGGAAATTGAATACCTGGGAGATAAATCCAAAAAGCCGGAAGAAAAGTTTCTCAACAAAAGTGCTACAGCCATAAAAGACAATTTGCCTGAGATCAAGGAAGTCAACGAGAAGTATCAACTTACTATCAAAATTCCCTGGAGGGATAATGATCTGAATATCCCTTACCCCAAGGGCTTTACCAAGCAACCCAATCCTCCTCCCTATGATCCGGCGGTAGCCTGGCAAAGAAGTGCCATATTTCCTGGCTGGGGACAGGCATACAATCGATCCTACTGGAAAATCCCCATCTTTTATGCCGGTTATGGTGCCTTTGTCTGGTGGATCAATTTCAATAATGTGCGTTACCGTCGCTTTGGTACGGCCTATCTGCTCGCCCTGGATGGAGTAGAGACGGATTTGAGTGCAAGATTTGATACAGAAGGACTCAGAACCCAAAGAAACCAGTACAGAAGTCGCCGCGATAATGCCTACCTATTATTAGCGGGATGGCATGTGATCCAGATTGCCGAAGCCTATGTGCATGCTCATTTGAGAGGCTTTGATGTATCCGAAGATTTAAGCATGAGAGTTAGACCGGATGTATTGCAACTCAATATGGGTGTCGGTGGAACCTCCTTTTATCCCGGCCTCTCTCTGCAATTCAAATTCTAG
- the dapB gene encoding 4-hydroxy-tetrahydrodipicolinate reductase, with protein MKLALLGYGKMGKAIEVEALERGHEIVAKIDKDNMHELEALKAEEVDAIIEFTHPDAFFPNLQKVLKLGIPFVTGTTGWYDRLGEVEEMTKKADASVLYSSNFSVGVNVLFLLNQKLAELMNRYPQYDVFIEEQHHRYKADAPSGTAVSLSNQVLEGLDRKNRIATDALLNRAPEAEELSVGYIRSGEIIGRHKVCYTSAIDEISIEHKAHNRRGFALGAVIAAEWMQGKKGFYSFTELFN; from the coding sequence ATGAAACTGGCATTATTGGGATATGGAAAAATGGGTAAGGCCATAGAAGTCGAAGCCCTGGAAAGAGGACATGAAATTGTCGCGAAGATTGACAAAGACAATATGCATGAGTTGGAAGCCTTGAAAGCAGAGGAAGTGGATGCAATTATTGAGTTTACCCATCCGGATGCATTTTTCCCCAACCTCCAGAAAGTTCTCAAACTGGGTATCCCATTTGTTACCGGAACTACGGGATGGTATGACAGGCTGGGAGAGGTCGAAGAAATGACAAAGAAAGCGGATGCCAGCGTTTTATATAGTTCCAATTTTTCGGTGGGGGTAAATGTGCTTTTTCTGCTCAATCAAAAACTGGCAGAGCTCATGAACCGATATCCGCAATACGATGTTTTTATTGAAGAGCAGCATCATCGTTATAAAGCTGATGCCCCCAGTGGAACGGCTGTAAGCCTCAGTAATCAGGTGTTGGAAGGATTAGATAGAAAGAATCGTATCGCAACAGATGCTCTCTTAAATCGAGCCCCTGAAGCTGAGGAGCTATCTGTCGGTTATATTCGTTCAGGTGAAATCATTGGACGGCATAAAGTCTGTTATACTTCTGCTATTGATGAAATCAGTATAGAGCACAAGGCACATAATCGGAGAGGATTTGCACTGGGAGCGGTCATTGCTGCAGAGTGGATGCAGGGCAAGAAGGGCTTTTACAGTTTTACAGAGCTTTTTAATTAG
- the pyrE gene encoding orotate phosphoribosyltransferase, translating into MESSKIAEYLLKIKAVRLSVNEPFTWSSGWKSPIYCDNRLSLSFPEVRNFIKISFVKMIREKFPEAEAIAGVATGAIALGALVADEMDLPMVYIRSKAKGHGMQNLVEGQIKEGGKYVVIEDLISTGGSSVKAVNALKESGAEVLGTIAIFSYGFPQATELFKSTGSPYYSLTNMSQLLQKAEDFDYLKAEEQATILEWQKDPEQWRKTIS; encoded by the coding sequence GTGGAAAGTAGCAAAATAGCAGAGTATTTACTTAAAATCAAAGCTGTAAGGCTTAGTGTAAACGAGCCTTTCACCTGGAGTTCCGGATGGAAATCTCCGATTTATTGTGACAACCGATTGAGTCTTTCCTTCCCTGAGGTGCGAAATTTTATTAAGATCTCTTTTGTAAAAATGATCCGCGAGAAATTTCCGGAAGCAGAAGCTATAGCTGGAGTAGCAACTGGAGCGATTGCATTGGGGGCTTTGGTGGCAGATGAAATGGACTTGCCTATGGTCTATATTCGATCAAAAGCCAAAGGACATGGGATGCAAAATCTTGTAGAGGGACAGATAAAAGAAGGAGGGAAATATGTGGTGATTGAAGATTTGATTTCGACAGGAGGTAGTAGTGTGAAAGCTGTCAATGCGCTCAAAGAGAGTGGAGCTGAGGTCTTGGGTACAATTGCCATATTTAGTTATGGATTTCCTCAGGCTACTGAACTATTTAAAAGTACCGGAAGCCCGTACTATTCCCTGACAAATATGTCCCAATTGTTGCAAAAAGCCGAGGACTTTGACTATCTTAAGGCCGAAGAACAAGCCACGATCCTTGAGTGGCAAAAAGACCCTGAGCAATGGCGGAAAACAATTTCCTAG